One stretch of Halobaculum marinum DNA includes these proteins:
- a CDS encoding transcriptional regulator TbsP domain-containing protein, which produces MTTRSPSTLAGETLADADDVLLVAPRPALVRAVVDRLRERYDGTAAVPDRVRLLCSPEVAEDAFRDFLVAATAVEAIESGPLAVRTATVDASLSVVDGTVQPRFRLPPDDDGVIGGSVHGAEADGAVSAALAETYDRRWERADERVPDVPAHETLVESFADRWPEAAPELDDAFDAARGTDRSPVTVCTLVAARNRILTMRLGEWAEEVDFSSRTEIARAKSRLVDAGVVDTEREPVGVGRPRHRLVLADEAFAGLAPATLVERLDETLEA; this is translated from the coding sequence GTGACGACACGTTCCCCCTCTACACTCGCGGGAGAGACCCTCGCCGACGCCGACGACGTGTTGCTCGTCGCCCCGCGACCGGCGCTCGTCCGAGCGGTCGTCGACCGCCTACGCGAGCGCTACGACGGGACGGCGGCGGTCCCCGACCGAGTCAGACTCCTCTGTTCGCCCGAAGTTGCCGAAGACGCGTTCCGCGACTTCCTCGTCGCCGCGACCGCCGTCGAGGCCATCGAGTCGGGTCCCCTCGCGGTTCGGACCGCCACCGTCGACGCGAGCCTGTCGGTCGTCGACGGGACCGTTCAACCGCGGTTCCGCCTGCCACCCGACGACGACGGTGTTATCGGCGGGAGCGTCCACGGCGCGGAGGCCGACGGCGCGGTCTCGGCGGCACTCGCCGAGACCTACGACCGCCGCTGGGAGCGCGCTGACGAGCGCGTTCCCGACGTGCCCGCGCACGAGACGCTGGTCGAGTCGTTCGCCGACCGGTGGCCCGAGGCGGCGCCGGAGTTGGACGACGCGTTCGACGCCGCGAGGGGGACGGACCGCTCGCCCGTGACCGTCTGTACGCTCGTGGCCGCGCGAAACCGGATCCTCACCATGCGTCTCGGCGAGTGGGCCGAGGAGGTCGACTTCTCCAGTCGGACCGAAATCGCCCGTGCGAAGTCGCGCCTCGTCGACGCGGGCGTCGTCGACACCGAACGCGAACCGGTCGGTGTGGGCCGCCCTCGCCACCGCCTCGTGCTCGCGGATGAGGCGTTCGCCGGGCTGGCGCCCGCCACACTCGTCGAGCGTCTCGACGAGACGCTGGAGGCGTAG
- a CDS encoding methyltransferase domain-containing protein yields MSSYLLVHAESDREYLRGPGDELQTDLGVLEVPEDVEHGQVLETHLGEPFHVRRLRGPDLFNHFERTGAPMMPRDIGLVIGHTGAQSGDRVLDAGTGTGVLSGYLGRIGADVTTYEIDAEFAENARENMAMGGVSDRVEVRTGDLTDDLDALTDGEPFDLITLDTADAADVVARAPDLLVPGGYVAVYTPFVEDARDTERAAREAGLGEVRTMETIQRELTVDDRGTRPSTAGVGHTGYLLFARRIE; encoded by the coding sequence GTGAGCTCGTACCTCCTCGTCCACGCCGAGTCGGACCGGGAGTACCTCCGCGGTCCTGGTGACGAACTCCAGACCGACTTGGGCGTGCTCGAGGTGCCCGAGGACGTCGAACACGGCCAGGTGCTGGAGACGCATCTCGGCGAGCCGTTCCACGTCCGTCGGCTGCGCGGCCCAGACCTGTTCAACCACTTCGAGCGCACCGGCGCGCCGATGATGCCCCGCGACATCGGGCTCGTGATCGGCCACACCGGCGCGCAGTCGGGCGACCGCGTGCTCGACGCCGGCACCGGAACCGGCGTGCTCTCGGGCTACCTCGGTCGCATCGGCGCCGACGTGACCACCTACGAAATCGACGCAGAGTTCGCCGAGAACGCCCGCGAGAACATGGCGATGGGCGGCGTGAGCGACCGCGTCGAGGTGCGCACCGGCGACCTGACCGACGACCTCGACGCCCTCACCGACGGCGAGCCGTTCGACCTGATCACCCTCGACACCGCCGACGCCGCAGACGTAGTCGCGCGGGCCCCCGATCTGCTCGTCCCCGGCGGCTACGTCGCCGTCTACACACCGTTCGTCGAGGACGCGCGCGACACCGAACGCGCGGCCCGCGAGGCCGGCCTCGGCGAAGTGCGCACCATGGAGACGATCCAGCGCGAACTGACGGTCGACGACCGCGGCACGCGCCCCAGCACCGCCGGCGTCGGCCACACGGGCTACCTCCTCTTCGCACGCCGGATCGAGTGA
- a CDS encoding nascent polypeptide-associated complex protein, which produces MFGGGGMNPRKMQQMMKQMGIDVTEIDAEEVVIKTADEDLVFEAPQVTKMDAQGQETYQIVGSPETREKGAAAAVEGDADAGDADADDGGAVPDDDVQLVATRAGVSKDEAREALEAEGGDLAAAISRLE; this is translated from the coding sequence ATGTTCGGAGGCGGCGGGATGAACCCGCGCAAGATGCAGCAGATGATGAAGCAGATGGGTATCGACGTGACCGAGATCGACGCTGAGGAGGTCGTCATCAAGACGGCCGACGAGGACCTCGTGTTCGAGGCGCCGCAGGTCACGAAGATGGACGCCCAGGGCCAGGAGACGTACCAGATCGTCGGCTCCCCCGAGACGCGCGAGAAGGGCGCGGCCGCGGCTGTCGAGGGCGACGCCGACGCCGGTGACGCTGACGCCGACGACGGCGGCGCGGTGCCCGACGACGACGTGCAACTGGTCGCCACGCGCGCCGGCGTCAGCAAGGACGAGGCCCGTGAGGCGCTGGAGGCCGAGGGCGGCGACCTCGCGGCCGCAATCTCCCGGCTGGAGTGA
- a CDS encoding creatininase family protein has product MYLSHQTWPELGDYVAEESTAVVPLGSTEQHGPHLPLATDYLIAEALAREATDRTNVLCTPPVRIAVSEHHRQFHGTMWVEPGVFRDYVESFSRNLTYHGIDRIVYVNAHGGNTQHLREVGRRLRRDETAYAIEWMWDESIPDLVSSIFEHNGPHGGPKETAMIMHIAEELVRTDRLEAARDGGLVDLTEADVRQFGSRTYYDSPDNSENGVFGDQTDATPEKGAQLFEAASDQLVHLIEWLDDQPFEDLMPKPHVDPQPGSRR; this is encoded by the coding sequence GTGTACCTCTCTCACCAGACGTGGCCGGAACTCGGGGACTACGTCGCCGAGGAGTCGACTGCGGTCGTCCCGCTCGGCTCGACCGAACAGCACGGCCCGCACCTGCCGCTGGCCACCGACTACCTCATCGCCGAGGCGCTGGCGCGGGAGGCGACGGACCGCACGAACGTCCTCTGTACCCCACCGGTCAGGATCGCCGTCTCCGAGCACCACCGCCAGTTCCACGGCACGATGTGGGTCGAACCGGGCGTGTTCCGCGACTACGTCGAGAGCTTCTCGCGCAACCTCACCTACCACGGGATCGACCGGATCGTGTACGTGAACGCCCACGGCGGCAACACCCAGCACCTCCGGGAGGTCGGTCGTCGCCTCCGGCGCGACGAGACCGCCTACGCCATCGAGTGGATGTGGGACGAGTCGATCCCAGACCTCGTCTCGTCCATCTTCGAGCACAACGGCCCCCACGGCGGCCCGAAGGAGACGGCGATGATCATGCACATCGCCGAGGAGTTGGTGCGGACCGACCGACTGGAGGCGGCCCGCGACGGCGGCCTCGTCGACCTCACCGAGGCGGACGTGCGGCAGTTCGGCTCGCGGACGTACTACGACTCGCCCGACAACTCCGAGAACGGCGTCTTCGGCGACCAGACCGACGCGACGCCGGAGAAGGGGGCACAGCTGTTCGAGGCCGCGAGCGACCAGTTGGTCCACCTGATCGAGTGGCTCGACGACCAGCCGTTCGAGGACCTGATGCCCAAGCCGCACGTCGACCCGCAACCCGGCAGCCGGCGGTGA
- a CDS encoding O-methyltransferase codes for MVLSEEVSRFVRAAGPAHTDVQERMAAFAADHNFPNIGPESGAVLRLLARLTDASTVFEFGSGFGYSASWFLRGGADRVVLTEFDADELDQGRAFMTDAGLADRCVFEQGDAMETVERYDGPFDVVLIDHQKERYADAFHAVQDKLAPGGVVVADNVMRGPIDFDALLAYVDGDADALDAQNDQTRGIADYLDAVRGDDGVETTVLPVGSGLTVSTTVE; via the coding sequence ATGGTCCTCTCAGAGGAGGTGTCGCGGTTCGTCCGCGCCGCCGGACCCGCACACACCGACGTACAGGAGCGCATGGCCGCCTTCGCCGCCGACCACAATTTCCCGAACATCGGTCCCGAGTCGGGTGCCGTCCTCCGCCTGCTCGCCCGCCTCACCGACGCGAGCACGGTGTTCGAGTTCGGGTCTGGCTTCGGCTACTCCGCGTCGTGGTTCCTCCGCGGCGGCGCCGACCGCGTGGTGCTCACCGAGTTCGACGCCGACGAACTCGACCAGGGGCGCGCGTTCATGACCGACGCCGGCCTCGCCGACCGCTGCGTCTTCGAGCAGGGCGACGCGATGGAGACGGTCGAGCGCTACGACGGCCCGTTCGACGTGGTGCTGATCGACCACCAGAAGGAGCGCTACGCCGACGCCTTCCACGCCGTCCAGGACAAACTCGCGCCGGGCGGCGTCGTCGTCGCGGACAACGTGATGCGCGGCCCCATCGACTTCGACGCGCTGCTGGCGTACGTGGACGGCGACGCCGACGCGCTCGACGCGCAGAACGACCAGACTCGTGGGATCGCCGACTACCTCGACGCGGTCCGCGGCGACGACGGCGTCGAGACGACCGTCCTCCCGGTCGGCTCCGGACTGACCGTGAGCACGACGGTCGAGTGA
- a CDS encoding transporter codes for MQVAPLQLDPVLTGAYVFHTLFAGLWVGAVVLTAWKVVPLARDGDMNPEVLGGITSGVSWITRIGALVFLVTGGHMAATVYGSEGLFMPPRGHVVLTMLGLWVVMTGLVEVGGSKIRSALDEGKVRTAARDGGTFLRAAAVVGLVLLVLGGYLAA; via the coding sequence ATGCAAGTCGCTCCGTTGCAACTCGACCCCGTCCTCACCGGGGCGTACGTGTTCCACACTCTGTTCGCCGGCCTCTGGGTCGGCGCGGTCGTCCTCACGGCGTGGAAGGTGGTGCCGCTGGCGCGAGACGGTGACATGAACCCGGAGGTGCTCGGGGGCATCACCTCGGGCGTCTCGTGGATCACCCGGATCGGCGCGCTCGTGTTCCTCGTGACGGGGGGCCACATGGCCGCGACCGTCTACGGCTCCGAGGGGCTGTTCATGCCGCCGCGTGGCCACGTCGTCCTCACGATGCTGGGGCTGTGGGTCGTGATGACCGGTCTCGTCGAGGTCGGCGGGAGCAAGATCCGGTCGGCGCTGGACGAGGGGAAGGTCCGCACCGCCGCCCGCGACGGTGGGACGTTCCTGCGCGCCGCCGCCGTCGTCGGGCTCGTGTTGCTCGTCCTCGGTGGCTACCTCGCCGCCTGA
- a CDS encoding acyl-CoA mutase large subunit family protein produces MYDPDDLEAIREGKREWEEETLSPTLDRFGERKETFDTDTGGQDVRRLYTPDDVADIDYDEDIGFPGEEPYTRGVYPTMHRGRLWTMRQYAGMGTASETNERFQYLIDQGSSGLSMAFDLPTQMGYDSDAAMAAGEVGKSGVAIDSLEDFERVFDGIPLDEVSTSMTINAPASVLLAMYVAMGDRQGVDRSELRGTIQNDIMKEYIARNLYIYPPEPSMRLITDIFEFCANETPKFNTISISGYHIREAGSTAAQEIAFTLGDGIEYVQAAVDAGLDVDEFAPQLSFFFNAHNNVLEEVAKFRAARRMWAQIMEERFGAENPKSKQLKFHTQTAGSTLTAQQIENNVVRVAYQALAAVLGGTQSLHTNGKDEALSLPTEKSVRTALRTQQILAHESGAADTIDPLAGSYYVESLTDGIEEEAFEILEEVDTRGGMLDAVKSQWVQRQIQDTAFERQREIEEGERVIVGVNEFRIEDEEPQMDLEDVSEEEEQAQIDRVQALRDDRDQEATDAALASLRDACQGDQNVMPHIVDAVKTYATVGEICDVMREEFGEYKPGQ; encoded by the coding sequence ATGTACGACCCCGACGACCTCGAAGCGATCCGCGAGGGGAAGCGGGAGTGGGAGGAGGAGACCCTCTCGCCGACGCTCGACCGCTTCGGGGAGCGGAAGGAGACGTTCGACACCGACACCGGCGGGCAGGACGTGCGACGACTGTACACGCCCGACGATGTGGCGGACATCGACTACGACGAGGACATCGGCTTCCCCGGCGAGGAGCCGTACACGCGCGGCGTCTACCCGACGATGCACCGCGGGCGCCTGTGGACGATGCGCCAGTACGCCGGCATGGGCACCGCCAGCGAGACGAACGAGCGCTTCCAGTACCTGATCGACCAGGGGTCGTCGGGGCTGTCGATGGCGTTCGACCTGCCGACGCAGATGGGGTACGACTCCGACGCCGCGATGGCCGCCGGCGAGGTGGGGAAGTCGGGCGTCGCCATCGACTCGCTGGAGGACTTCGAGCGCGTGTTCGACGGCATCCCGCTGGACGAGGTGTCCACCTCGATGACGATCAACGCACCCGCGTCGGTGCTGCTGGCGATGTACGTCGCGATGGGCGACCGGCAGGGCGTCGACCGGTCCGAACTCCGGGGCACCATCCAGAACGACATCATGAAGGAGTACATCGCGCGGAACCTCTACATCTACCCGCCGGAGCCGTCGATGCGGCTGATCACGGACATCTTCGAGTTCTGCGCGAACGAGACGCCGAAGTTCAACACCATCTCCATCTCCGGATACCACATCCGCGAGGCCGGCTCCACCGCCGCCCAGGAAATCGCGTTCACCCTCGGCGACGGCATCGAGTACGTGCAGGCCGCCGTCGACGCAGGTCTCGACGTCGACGAGTTCGCCCCACAGCTCTCCTTCTTCTTCAACGCCCACAACAACGTCCTGGAGGAGGTCGCGAAGTTCCGCGCCGCCCGCCGGATGTGGGCCCAGATCATGGAGGAGCGCTTCGGCGCGGAGAACCCCAAGTCGAAACAGCTGAAGTTCCACACCCAGACCGCCGGGTCGACGCTCACCGCCCAGCAGATTGAGAACAACGTCGTCCGCGTCGCCTACCAGGCGCTGGCGGCCGTCCTCGGCGGAACCCAGTCGCTGCACACGAACGGGAAAGACGAGGCGCTGTCGCTGCCGACCGAGAAGTCCGTGCGCACCGCCCTGCGCACCCAGCAGATCCTCGCACACGAGTCGGGCGCCGCCGACACCATCGACCCGCTCGCGGGGAGCTACTACGTCGAGAGCCTCACCGACGGCATCGAGGAGGAGGCGTTCGAGATCCTGGAGGAGGTCGACACCCGCGGCGGGATGCTCGACGCCGTCAAGAGCCAGTGGGTCCAGCGCCAGATCCAAGACACCGCCTTCGAACGCCAGCGCGAGATCGAAGAGGGCGAGCGCGTCATCGTCGGCGTCAACGAGTTCCGGATCGAAGACGAGGAGCCCCAGATGGACTTGGAGGACGTCTCCGAAGAGGAGGAGCAAGCACAGATCGACCGCGTGCAGGCCCTGCGCGACGACCGCGACCAAGAGGCGACCGACGCCGCGCTCGCCTCGCTGCGGGACGCGTGTCAGGGCGACCAGAACGTCATGCCCCACATCGTCGACGCCGTGAAGACGTACGCGACGGTCGGTGAGATCTGTGACGTGATGCGCGAGGAGTTCGGCGAGTACAAGCCCGGGCAGTAA
- the mce gene encoding methylmalonyl-CoA epimerase encodes MHLDHAGIATDDAAGLAALYADLLDCEVVHEEEFDGMRVVFLAVGDSYLELLEPLDDEGTIARYVDGNGPGIHHLAFATDDIAGALARARDLGVELIDEEPRPGAWGHEVAFLHPRDTGGILVEFVQH; translated from the coding sequence ATGCATCTCGACCACGCCGGGATCGCGACCGACGACGCCGCCGGCCTCGCGGCGCTGTACGCCGACCTCCTCGACTGCGAGGTCGTCCACGAGGAGGAGTTCGACGGCATGCGCGTCGTGTTCCTCGCGGTCGGCGACTCGTATCTCGAACTGCTGGAACCGCTCGACGACGAGGGGACCATCGCCCGCTACGTCGACGGAAACGGGCCGGGGATTCACCACCTGGCGTTCGCGACCGACGACATCGCGGGGGCACTCGCCCGCGCCCGCGACCTCGGCGTCGAGTTGATCGACGAGGAGCCACGTCCGGGCGCGTGGGGGCACGAGGTCGCCTTCCTCCACCCGCGCGACACCGGCGGGATCCTCGTGGAGTTCGTCCAGCACTGA